A window of the Lactuca sativa cultivar Salinas chromosome 5, Lsat_Salinas_v11, whole genome shotgun sequence genome harbors these coding sequences:
- the LOC111877026 gene encoding NDR1/HIN1-like protein 6, protein MGDHTINKVYPVADAKSGVTPAQASSSLGHHLRPPLEPPQPPQTKNMHAHTQTTGDQKINKIHSMADGNTKSAIAPPLNHHLRPPLPPTPPPTHTKKQKRSSCCKCICWTLCILITLLVIFAAIIGILYLVFKPKIPNYSVDRLTISQLTLNLDLSLYARFNVQISATNPNKKIGIFYQKGSHLSVWYKNTNLCQGSLPVFYQGHQNKTVLNVALSGQNQYGRTLLAALQEQQQTGQIPLDLKVDVPVKIQLGKLKLMKVRILGKCMLVVDNLSANNKISIKATTCKFRLKL, encoded by the coding sequence ATGGGCGATCACACGATAAACAAAGTTTATCCGGTGGCAGATGCGAAGAGTGGGGTAACACCAGCTCAAGCATCATCAAGCCTCGGCCACCACCTAAGACCGCCATTGGAGCCACCACAACCACCACAAACAAAAAACATGCACGCACATACACAAACAACGGGAGATCAGAAAATAAACAAAATTCATTCAATGGCAGATGGGAATACCAAGAGTGCCATAGCACCGCCTCTCAACCACCACCTAAGACCACCATTgccaccaacaccaccaccaacACACACAAAAAAACAAAAGAGATCTTCATGTTGCAAATGCATATGTTGGACACTATGCATACTGATCACTCTGTTGGTTATTTTTGCAGCCATTATTGGCATATTGTACCTCGTATTTAAACCAAAGATACCCAACTACTCTGTCGACCGCTTGACAATATCCCAATTAACTCTAAATCTTGATTTATCCCTCTACGCAAGATTTAACGTCCAGATAAGCGCCACCAATCCAAACAAGAAAATCGGCATTTTTTACCAAAAAGGGAGTCATTTAAGCGTGTGGTACAAGAACACGAACCTATGTCAAGGTTCGCTGCCCGTATTCTACCAAGGTCACCAGAACAAAACCGTGCTAAATGTGGCATTATCGGGTCAAAACCAATATGGGCGGACGTTATTGGCGGCGTTACAAGAACAACAACAAACGGGTCAGATTCCATTAGACCTAAAAGTGGATGTTCCGGTGAAGATCCAACTTGGAAAACTGAAGTTGATGAAGGTGAGAATATTGGGAAAATGCATGTTAGTAGTTGATAATCTGTCTGCAAATAATAAGATTAGCATCAAAGCAACTACTTGCAAGTTTAGGTTAAAGTTATGA